The Candidatus Methylomirabilota bacterium genome includes the window AGGTCCTGCTGATACTGGACGAGGTCCAGACCGGGATGGGTCGAACGGGGCGCCTCTTTGGCTATGAACACTGGGGCATTCAGCCCGACATCATGACGCTCGCCAAGGGACTGGGCGGTGGGCTGCCGATCGGCGCGATGGTGGCGAAGGCGACCGTGGCCGACGCCTTTGTGCCGGGCAGTCACGCCTCGACCTTCGGCGGCAACCCGTTCGTCACGACCGTCGCGCTGACGGTCCTGACAGAGATTCTCGATGCGCGGTTGTCGGATCATGCCGCGAAGATCGGCGCCTACCTCCTTGAGCGTCTGCGGCAACTGGCAGCGCGATACCCCGTCGTCAAAGAGGCCCGCGGCAAAGGGCTGATGCTGGCGCTGGAGTTGACGATACCGGCCAAGCCGATCGTCGAACGCTGCCTCGATCACGGCCTGCTTATCCTGGTTGCCGGCGATCAGGTCCTGCGTTTCGTGCCGCCGTTGATTATCAGCGAGACCGAGGTGGACGAGGCGATAGGCATCCTCGATCCGGTTCTGGCGGAGTATGTTCGATGAAAAAGGATCTTCTGTCGATCAGCGACCTGACGGCCTCCGAGATCAACTCACTGTTTATCCTGACTGCTGATCTGAAAGCGCAGCAGCGCAAGGGGATCGCTCAGCCACTGTTGCTTAATAAGACACTGGGCATGATCTTCGAGAAGCCGTCGCTCAGGACTCGAGTGACGTTCGATGTCGGCATGACCCAGTTGGGCGGTCGCGCCATCTATTTGGCGCCCGCTGACATACAGCTTGGGATACGGGAAACCGTCAAGGATGTGGCAAAGAATCTTGAGCGATGGGTCGATGGAATCGTGGCACGGACCTTCACTCACAACACCGTTGAGGAGCTGGCCCGCCATGCGGCGGTCCCGGTGATCAACGGGCTGAGCGACCTGACTCACCCCTGTCAGATTCTCGCGGATCTCTATACCCTTCAGGAAAGGTGCGGCACCCTGCGCGGCGTGAAGGTCGCTTACATCGGTGACGGCAATAACGTCTGTCATTCGTGGCTGTACGGCGCGGCGAGGACCGGAATCGAGCTTCACGTGGGCTGTCCGAAAGGGTACGAGCCGGACCCCGACGTGGTGGCCGCCTCTCGCCGTGAGGCCGAGCTCTCCGGCGGGTGTATTACGCTGCTGAACGATGCGCGGGCTGCGGCCGAGGGCGCCGATGTCCTGTACACCGATGTCTGGACCAGCATGGGCCAGGAGGCCGAAACGGCGAAACGGCGGCGAGACTTCCAGGAATTTCAAGTCGATGCGGCACTCGTTCAACTGGCGAAACCCGACGTCCTGGTCATGCACTGCCTGCCTGCCCATCGGGGCGAAGAGATTACCGACGAGGTCCTCGACGGCCCGCACTCCATCGTCTACGACGAGGCCGAAAATCGCCTCCACGTCCAAAAGGCCATCCTGGTGACGCTGCTGGGACACCAGTCAGCGGATTGAGGTATCAAGTGCAGCTCCAGGAGATCGGCAAAGAGGTGGGTGACTGATCTCCCCTCTCGGTGGGAGGGGATGAAGGGGAGGGGGAAGGTGAACGACTGGAGAGATCGCATTTCGATTGATCCCAATGTATGCCATGGCAAGCCGTGTATCAAGGGGACCCGGATCATGGTGTGGATCATCGTCGATTACCTTGCCAATGGGGATTCCGTCGAGGAGGTACTCGCCGCTTTTCCGTCGCTGACCCGGGAGGACGTTCAGGCCGCGCTCGCCTACGCCGCCGAGATGACCCGCGAGCGTGTCATCCCCGTGGAAGTCGTGGGGATTTCGTGAGGCTGAAGCTCGACGAGAACCTGGATCCCCGCGCCGTGAGAATCCTGCATAGTGCCGGTCACGATGTCCTCACTGTACCCGATGAGTACCTAACGGGTCAGCCGGATACCGTTGTGGAGGCGGCTTGTCGGCAGGAAGGGCGTTGCTTTGTGACGCTCGATCTCGACTTTGCGAACGTGTTCGCCTATCCTCCAGAGAAATATTTCGGACTGGTGGTCCTACGACATCGTAAACCGACGGCAGCCGGTGTCTTGAACCTGGTTCGCCAGTTTGCCGATTGGTTGAAACGCAAAGACCCCGCGCACAGATTGTGGATCGTCGAACCTGGCCGACTCAGGGTTCACGAACCGGCCTTTGAAGCTGAGGAGTAATCTTTTGTGGACAGTCGGATCAACACAGACGGGGGAAGATATCGGTCAAGGGAGCGTTGCTCGCCCGTAATACCCACGTACTTAGACCTCTGGTAGCATCCGGCTCAATGGTGGCCCCGCGTCGTCTTCCTGGGATCGGGAGATCACTCGTCGAAAATCCCCTCACCCTCACCCCCAAATGGGGGCGAGGGGAAAATAAAAACTCTGTGCGCCGCAGGGATATACGATAATTGACTGTGGGATACATATGGGATGTGGTTGGGATATGCCCGGTCGATGTGGTCGGATAAGGAGGGTGTCCCATGGGAACGCAGATTTCGATTCGGCTGCAGGAGCCATTGTTCAAGCAACTTAATCAGGAGGCCTGTAAACGTCGGGTCCGGCGCTCGCACCTCGTTCGGAAGGCGCTTGAAGCCTTTCTGGGCGGAGAGGTCGCTCGGATCGACAGCCTGCCCTACGAAAGAGTTCGCGATCTGGTCGGCAGTCTGTCCGGGGGCCCGCCGGATCTTGGCGAGCAGCACCGGAGATATCTCCGGGACCTGATCGGTGAGCGGCGATAGCCTCCCTTTCAGCTTCAAGGCCGCTAGAGTGTTATAGGCTTTACAAGGGGGAATACCTCAGAAGTCTCGCCTGTTCTTAAGCGGTGCGATGTAGCCTGAAAATCCACCATCAAGTGGTGGATTTTCTGTTGGCCCGTGGGGAAGAGATGGTTGCTATTGAGGTGAAAGCAACCACTCGCGTAGAGCGTAGCGACCTTGCAGGGATTGAAGTGTGCGAAGGCGCTCTAGGGAAGCGAATTCGCTTTTCGGTGGTCCTGTACCGAGGCGATCAGGCCGTTGGACTTGGACCACGTCGCCTGGCGGTGCCCATCGCAACAGCATTCCTTTAGATGTTACCAGATCTACCGTTTCTCCTCCCTTTCCAGAATCAACGTGGCCAACTGCGCGATCAATCTTCTCTGATCAGCGAACATCTTGACGGCCTGCCAGCGAAAGTTGAGGTATCGGTGGGCGAGACGGTTGCGTTGAA containing:
- the argF gene encoding ornithine carbamoyltransferase encodes the protein MKKDLLSISDLTASEINSLFILTADLKAQQRKGIAQPLLLNKTLGMIFEKPSLRTRVTFDVGMTQLGGRAIYLAPADIQLGIRETVKDVAKNLERWVDGIVARTFTHNTVEELARHAAVPVINGLSDLTHPCQILADLYTLQERCGTLRGVKVAYIGDGNNVCHSWLYGAARTGIELHVGCPKGYEPDPDVVAASRREAELSGGCITLLNDARAAAEGADVLYTDVWTSMGQEAETAKRRRDFQEFQVDAALVQLAKPDVLVMHCLPAHRGEEITDEVLDGPHSIVYDEAENRLHVQKAILVTLLGHQSAD